A genomic window from Labrus bergylta chromosome 7, fLabBer1.1, whole genome shotgun sequence includes:
- the ppp1r15b gene encoding protein phosphatase 1 regulatory subunit 15B — MSTIRGSEEGSCERTALERFGSGGMALLPWTKQMLTVLWEQLRLLVQVIYYTFMSVFQMFRFEVHLRITDETGQHIQHMTAAASQTDSFLFSSLFDGENGVMVGGSNPLSNFCADVPFTGKSTAEALLSSLRADDLCCGLVDDFVSRTTSKEDNIFLGHQSSWKMGFPGDWNFFLSSSDSSNDGCHQSCEKNFKQDTSEEERSSHWSSEEDHNVVEFDSEESKALWESLSRSSDPYNPFFFSACISTNTNMMKSKSGAKDGSATDVMSVSKATEEMFGPRGLNIWVSRSDSESSWSSWASSDSSSPDIDKEESERLLDFFTSPEDPYNPMCFTACTVTNTSAKTTNTSTVSKPSPAPPPKSDTDTEEKTSSFPPSSEEDEEEQLLWKSLCQKDDPYHPLNFQACLQSSPTTTTTLQSGKDQAPPDVPDTKTPPMKSKRCEKEAETPQKSRAKKPSLPQRVLKQHSHPDKTLVPWKRPGQTPPSKPEERKENKAGSTQKKVRFSPLVQVHVMQTWPFARQASRKGHWEEMVRDRDRFRRRIQETEQAIGHCFTPPHRERMRAYVDGALK; from the exons ATGTCTACGATTCGTGGTTCCGAGGAGGGTTCTTGTGAACGGACGGCTCTGGAGAGGTTCGGTAGCGGAGGGATGGCTCTTCTTCCCTGGACTAAACAGATGCTCACCGTGCTGTGGGAACAGCTTCGGCTGCTGGTTCAGGTCATTTACTACACCTTCATGTCAG ttTTCCAGATGTTCCGGTTTGAGGTCCATCTGAGAATCACAGACGAGACAGGGCAACACATCCAGCACATGACCGCAGCGGCCAGCCAGACAGATTCCTTCCTGTTTTCCTCGCTGTTTGACGGAGAAAACGGTGTGATGGTCGGAGGTTCCAATCCCCTCTCTAACTTCTGTGCTGACGTCCCTTTCACCGGGAAATCGACTGCCGAGGCCCTGCTGTCCAGTCTGCGAGCCGACGACCTCTGCTGCGGATTAGTGGACGACTTTGTGTCCAGAACAACCAGCAAAGAAGACAACATCTTTCTGGGACACCAGTCCAGCTGGAAAATGGGCTTCCCCGGCGACTGGAACTTCTTTTTGTCGAGCAGTGACAGCTCCAACGACGGCTGCCACCAGAGTTGTGAGAAGAATTTCAAACAAGACAcatcagaggaagagaggagctCTCACTGGAGTAGTGAGGAAGACCACAACGTAGTAGAATTCGACAGTGAGGAAAGTAAGGCGCTTTGGGAGTCCCTGTCAAGATCCAGTGATCCCTACaaccctttctttttctctgcctgcatttcaacaaacacaaacatgatgaaGAGTAAAAGTGGGGCAAAAGACGGCAGCGCTACTGACGTCATGTCAGTGAGCAAAGCCACCGAGGAGATGTTCGGGCCTCGAGGCCTGAACATCTGGGTCAGTCGCTCTGACAGCGAGAGCAGCTGGAGTAGCTGGGCCAGTTCGGACAGTTCGAGCCCCGACATCGACAAGGAGGAGAGCGAGAGGCTGCTGGACTTCTTCACCAGCCCAGAAGACCCCTACAATCCCATGTGCTTCACTGCCTGCACAGTCACCAACACATCAGCTAAAACCACCAACACCAGCACAGTCTCTAAaccctctcctgctcctcctcccaAGTCAGACACAGACACCGAGGAGAAGACCAGCAGCTTCCCTCCTTCATctgaggaggacgaggaagagcAGCTCCTGTGGAAATCCCTCTGCCAAAAGGACGACCCGTACCACCCTCTCAACTTTCAGGCCTGTCTCCAGAgctccccaacaacaacaacaacactccaGTCTGGAAAAGATCAGGCTCCCCCTGATGTTCCAGACACTAAAACCCCTCCCATGAAGAgcaaaagatgtgaaaaagaaGCTGAAACACCCCAAAAATCCAGAGCCAAAAAGCCCTCACTTCCACAGAGGGTGTTAAAGCAGCACTCCCATCCAGACAAAACTCTGGTACCCTGGAAAAGACCCGGACAAACACCTCCATCAAagccagaggagaggaaggaaaacaAGGCTGGCAGCACCCAGAAAAAG GTGCGATTCTCTCCTCTAGTCCAAGTCCACGTCATGCAGACCTGGCCGTTTGCCCGGCAGGCGTCTCGCAAAGGACACTGGGAAGAAATGGTTCGAGACCGGGACCGCTTCCGAAGGCGGATCCAGGAAACGGAGCAGGCCATCGGGCACTGCTTCACCCCGCCTCACAGAGAGAGGATGCGGGCGTATGTGGACGGTGCcttgaaataa